Proteins co-encoded in one Opisthocomus hoazin isolate bOpiHoa1 chromosome 9, bOpiHoa1.hap1, whole genome shotgun sequence genomic window:
- the LOC104337167 gene encoding UDP-glucuronosyltransferase 1A8 isoform X1, with amino-acid sequence MTLQLCCAWIFILLLPGLSDGGKLLVVPMVGSHWLSMQQVVEKLVEKGHEVVVLAPEVSWEMKMTQAYTVKTYPVSNTLQDLNDPFQEYVAAHLKDLPFPLNALSLYDRSVHVFRVFYAQCKDLFKSKETLQFLNQSGFDAVITDPIFMCGVTVANYLSVPFVFFLRGLPCDLHYKASQCPDPLSYAPRTFTFNSDRMTFFQRVENALVSFLELWYCDSYYRDAVKFSSEVLQRDVSLLDLLNSASLWLLRFDFVFEYARPVMPNMVFVGGINCVEKKPLPQGIYRPYRLREHPPAGEEFNL; translated from the exons ATGACTTTGCAGCTTTGCTGTGCCTGGATTTttatcctcctccttcctggccTCTCAGATGGAGGGAAGCTCCTGGTGGTGCCCATGGTAGGAAGCCACTGGCTTAGCATGCAGCAAGTTGTTGAAAAGCTCGTCGAAAAAGGACACGAAGTGGTGGTGCTTGCACCAGAAGTTAGCTGGGAAATGAAGATGACGCAGGCGTACACGGTGAAAACATATCCAGTGTCTAACACATTACAAGACCTGAATGATCCCTTTCAGGAGTATGTTGCCGCTCACCTGAAGGACCTGCCTTTCCCGCTGAACGCTCTATCACTATACGACAGGTCAGTGCACGTTTTCCGTGTGTTCTATGCTCAGTGCAAGGACCTGTTCAAAAGCAAGGAGACCCTGCAGTTCTTGAACCAGAGTGGCTTCGATGCTGTCATAACAGACCCCATTTTTATGTGCGGAGTGACAGTTGCTAATTATCTGTCTGTTCCATTTGTGTTCTTCCTGAGAGGACTTCCTTGTGACTTACACTATAAAGCATCGCAGTGCCCAGACCCTCTGTCCTATGCCCCGAGAACATTTACCTTCAACTCGGACCGCATGACTTTCTTCCAGAGAGTGGAAAATGCACTAGTTTCCTTCCTAGAGCTTTGGTACTGTGATAGTTACTACAGAGATGCAGTAAAGTTTTCCTCCGAAGTTCTTCAGCGAGATGTGTCCCTGCTGGACCTCCTGAACTCTGCTTCCCTTTGGCTTCTGAGATTTGACTTTGTGTTTGAGTATGCCAGACCAGTGATGCCCAATATGGTCTTTGTTGGAGGTATAAACTGTGTTGAGAAGAAACCACTTCCTCAG GGCATTTACAGACCTTACAGACTACGTGAACATCCTCCAGCGGGTGAAGAATTTAATCTTTGA
- the LOC104337167 gene encoding UDP-glucuronosyltransferase 1A1 isoform X3: MAPVLSAHPQVTATLVLLLSVLSLAAGGKLLVTYVDGSPWFTMREVLDSLRQKGHEIVVVAPEINIHIKPMKNVVMKMYPVPFTQEEMDGNLHAFLQDLFEEASFVERFVKGYQGLKKISDLILSNCAHLLSNTELLRYLEESKFDAILTDPALPCGPILAEHLSVPSVFFLRGIPCGLDFDATQCPNPPSYVPRGFTDLTDRMNFLQRVKNLVFDTPNYFLCDFVLQPYAKLASEFLQRDVTLPDLLRKASIWLMRSDFVLDYPRPLMPNMIFIGGMNCAHKKLPQGIYRPYRLREHPPAGEEFNL, from the exons ATGGCCCCGGTGCTTAGTGCTCATCCGCAGGTCACAGCGACGCTGGTTCTGCTCCTGTCTGTGCTCAGTTTGGCTGCTGGTGGAAAGCTGCTGGTAACATATGTGGATGGGAGTCCTTGGTTCACCATGCGGGAAGTGTTGGACAGTCTCAGGCAGAAAGGGCATGAAATAGTCGTCGTTGCACCAGAGATAAATATACACATAAAACCAATGAAGAATGTTGTTATGAAAATGTACCCAGTTCCTTTTACACAGGAAGAGATGGATGGAAATCTCCATGCATTTTTACAAGATTTATTTGAAGAAGCATCTTTTGTGGAAAGATTTGTTAAAGGATACcaaggcttaaaaaaaatctctgatttgATATTGTCGAACTGTGCACACTTACTGTCCAACACAGAGCTTCTCAGATATCTTGAGGAGAGCAAGTTTGATGCCATCCTTACAGACCCTGCACTACCCTGCGGGCCCATCCTGGCTGAGCATCTCTCAGTCCCTTCCGTGTTTTTTTTGCGAGGAATACCCTGTGGTTTAGATTTTGACGCCACTCAATGTCCCAATCCCCCTTCTTACGTCCCCAGGGGATTCACAGACCTTACAGACCGCATGAACTTTCTCCAGCGTGTGAAGAATCTAGTCTTTGACACCCCAAATTATTTCCTCTGTGATTTTGTCCTTCAACCATATGCAAAACTGGCTTCTGAGTTCCTCCAGCGGGATGTGACTCTGCCAGATCTCTTACGCAAGGCTTCTATTTGGCTCATGAGGTCAGATTTTGTGTTAGATTATCCAAGACCTCTGATGCCCAACATGATTTTCATTGGAGGAATGAACTGCGCTCACAAGAAGCTGCCTCAG GGCATTTACAGACCTTACAGACTACGTGAACATCCTCCAGCGGGTGAAGAATTTAATCTTTGA
- the LOC104337189 gene encoding LOW QUALITY PROTEIN: UDP-glucuronosyltransferase 1A1-like (The sequence of the model RefSeq protein was modified relative to this genomic sequence to represent the inferred CDS: inserted 1 base in 1 codon; deleted 2 bases in 1 codon) codes for MAHVSKHSYLDFVGVLVFLSLICLADGGKLMVVPMDGSHWLSMHSVLVALCQKEHEIVIVAPEVNLNVKASDTXLKIYPVPLTREELGASMRSFANDLFERRPFLQRITVLYEKVQVISSLYVSSCTSLLHSKDLMQYLEGSKFDAVLRDSVVPCGQTLALHLSIPSVFFLWGLLCSFDLQATLCPRPPCYIPRPFTGNSDHMTFIQHMENLFLKSSESFLCNSAYLPFELLASDVLYRPVTMKELLSHGSIWLKRIDFDFEYPMPMMPNRVFIGGISCGKKKPLS; via the exons ATGGCTCATGTAAGTAAACACAGTTACTTAGATTTTGTgggagttttggttttcctgtcTCTGATTTGCTTGGCTGATGGTGGAAAGCTGATGGTGGTGCCGATGGACGGGAGTCACTGGCTCAGCATGCACTCAGTGCTGGTGGCCCTCTGCCAGAAAGAGCACGAAATTGTCATTGTTGCACCGGAGGTAAACTTGAATGTGAAGGCATCTGACA CCCTCAAAATATATCCAGTGCCATTAACTAGGGAAGAACTGGGAGCAAGCATGCGTTCATTTGCTAACGATCTTTTTGAGAGAAGACCTTTTCTTCAAAGAATTACTGTGCTTTATGAAAAAGTTCAAGTCATCTCCAGTCTCTATGTCTCCTCCTGTACCAGTTTACTGCACAGTAAGGATCTGATGCAATATCTTGAAGGGAGTAAATTTGATGCTGTTCTCAGGGATTCTGTTGTACCATGTGGACAAACACTGGCTCTGCATCTCTCTAtcccatctgttttctttttatgggGACTCCTCTGCAGTTTTGATTTGCAGGCTACCCTGTGTCCA CGCCCCCCTTGCTACATCCCAAGACCATTTACAGGCAACTCAGATCACATGACGTTTATCCAGCACATGGAAAACTTATTTCTGAAATCATCAGAATCCTTTCTTTGCAATTCTGCCTATTTGCCGTTTGAACTACTGGCCTCAGATGTTCTTTACAGACCAGTAACAATGAAGGAGCTCTTAAGCCATGGATCCATTTGGCTTAAAAGAATTGATTTTGATTTTGAGTATCCCATGCCAATGATGCCCAATAGAGTCTTCATCGGAGGTATaagctgtggaaagaaaaagCCATTATCTTAG
- the LOC104337167 gene encoding UDP-glucuronosyltransferase 1A8 isoform X2 has protein sequence MTLQLCCAWIFILLLPGLSDGGKLLVVPMVGSHWLSMQQVVEKLVEKGHEVVVLAPEVSWEMKMTQAYTVKTYPVSNTLQDLNDPFQEYVAAHLKDLPFPLNALSLYDRSVHVFRVFYAQCKDLFKSKETLQFLNQSGFDAVITDPIFMCGVTVANYLSVPFVFFLRGLPCDLHYKASQCPDPLSYAPRTFTFNSDRMTFFQRVENALVSFLELWYCDSYYRDAVKFSSEVLQRDVSLLDLLNSASLWLLRFDFVFEYARPVMPNMVFVGGINCVEKKPLPQHRD, from the exons ATGACTTTGCAGCTTTGCTGTGCCTGGATTTttatcctcctccttcctggccTCTCAGATGGAGGGAAGCTCCTGGTGGTGCCCATGGTAGGAAGCCACTGGCTTAGCATGCAGCAAGTTGTTGAAAAGCTCGTCGAAAAAGGACACGAAGTGGTGGTGCTTGCACCAGAAGTTAGCTGGGAAATGAAGATGACGCAGGCGTACACGGTGAAAACATATCCAGTGTCTAACACATTACAAGACCTGAATGATCCCTTTCAGGAGTATGTTGCCGCTCACCTGAAGGACCTGCCTTTCCCGCTGAACGCTCTATCACTATACGACAGGTCAGTGCACGTTTTCCGTGTGTTCTATGCTCAGTGCAAGGACCTGTTCAAAAGCAAGGAGACCCTGCAGTTCTTGAACCAGAGTGGCTTCGATGCTGTCATAACAGACCCCATTTTTATGTGCGGAGTGACAGTTGCTAATTATCTGTCTGTTCCATTTGTGTTCTTCCTGAGAGGACTTCCTTGTGACTTACACTATAAAGCATCGCAGTGCCCAGACCCTCTGTCCTATGCCCCGAGAACATTTACCTTCAACTCGGACCGCATGACTTTCTTCCAGAGAGTGGAAAATGCACTAGTTTCCTTCCTAGAGCTTTGGTACTGTGATAGTTACTACAGAGATGCAGTAAAGTTTTCCTCCGAAGTTCTTCAGCGAGATGTGTCCCTGCTGGACCTCCTGAACTCTGCTTCCCTTTGGCTTCTGAGATTTGACTTTGTGTTTGAGTATGCCAGACCAGTGATGCCCAATATGGTCTTTGTTGGAGGTATAAACTGTGTTGAGAAGAAACCACTTCCTCAG CACAGGGATTAA
- the LOC104338528 gene encoding UDP-glucuronosyltransferase 1A9-like, translating into MTLQLCCAWIFILLLPGLSDGGKLLVVPMDGSHWLSMRQVVEKLVEKGHEVVVLAPEVTWEVKKTQTYMLKTYPVSYTLQDQNNAFREYVAVHLNDLPYPLNTLLIYNTSMHLFHMFYAQCKDLFKSKETLQFLNQSGFDAVITDPIFMCGATVANYVSVPFVFFMRGLACDLHYKASQCPGPMSYAPRTFTFNSDRMTFFQRVENALVSFLELGYCDTFYREAVKFSSEVLQRDVSLLDLLNSASLWLLRFDFVFEYARPVMPNMVFVGGINCVEKKPLPQLFSTG; encoded by the exons ATGACTTTGCAGCTTTGCTGTGCCTGGATTTTTATCCTCCTTCTTCCTGGCCTCTCAGATGGAGGGAAGCTCCTGGTGGTACCCATGGATGGAAGCCACTGGCTTAGCATGCGGCAAGTTGTTGAAAAGCTCGTCGAAAAAGGACACGAAGTGGTGGTGCTTGCACCAGAAGTTACCTGGGAGGTAAAGAAGACGCAGACGTACATGCTGAAAACATACCCAGTGTCTTACACATTACAGGACCAGAATAATGCCTTTCGTGAGTACGTTGCCGTTCACCTGAACGACCTGCCTTACCCGCTGAACACTCTATTAATATACAACACCTCAATGCACCTTTTCCATATGTTCTATGCTCAGTGCAAGGACCTGTTCAAAAGCAAGGAGACCCTGCAGTTCTTGAACCAGAGTGGCTTCGATGCTGTCATAACAGACCCCATTTTTATGTGCGGAGCGACAGTTGCTAATTATGTGTCTGTTCCATTTGTGTTCTTCATGAGAGGACTTGCTTGCGACTTACACTATAAAGCATCGCAGTGCCCCGGCCCTATGTCCTACGCCCCGAGAACATTTACCTTCAACTCGGACCGCATGACTTTCTTCCAGAGAGTGGAAAATGCACTAGTTTCCTTCCTAGAGCTTGGGTACTGTGATACTTTCTACAGAGAGGCAGTAAAGTTTTCCTCCGAAGTTCTTCAGCGAGATGTGTCCCTGCTGGACCTCCTGAACTCTGCTTCCCTTTGGCTTCTGAGATTTGACTTTGTGTTTGAGTATGCCAGACCAGTGATGCCCAATATGGTCTTTGTTGGAGGTATAAACTGTGTTGAGAAGAAACCACTGCCTCAG TTGTTTTCAACAGGCTGA